The Desulfoscipio gibsoniae DSM 7213 genome contains a region encoding:
- a CDS encoding PAS domain-containing sensor histidine kinase, with amino-acid sequence MPTDNHERLLDIIDFLPDATFVVDCSGKVIVWNRAIEEMSGVSREAIIGRGGYTYSVPFYGYSKPGLLDFFGVDEKEIARQYKSVHKKSQTLYAEVFVPQIYQGRGGYLWLTAAPLYDNEGHLAGGIECIRDITDSKRLEEELYQHRHRLENLVQERTRELACANELLQREIHERSCVEETLRGSEKKLKEQVDYLNTLIESMNELFYTYDTNANIVFINYKCWDVLGYQREELLGRNLLEFVPEKNKAEIYSAIQVRLQQGVPGSYETEIIHKNGSSRYVRLNVSPVIKDGRITGGMVLAEDISEQKRVEREMAHLERLRIVGEMAATIGHEVRNPMTSVRGFLQLLGGKADCLKYKEIFDLMLEELDRANGIITDFLSLARNKPVKKVMQNINILVQSLFPLLQADASKDQKNVVLVLDEVPDLLLDAKEMHQLILNLVRNGLEAIPTGGRVVISTAAAYSEVILAVQDDGCGIDPTMLDKLGTPFCTTKDNGTGLGLAVCYSIAARHNACITVDSSPLGTTFAVRFKLS; translated from the coding sequence GTGCCCACCGATAATCATGAACGGCTGTTGGACATCATTGACTTTCTTCCTGACGCTACCTTTGTAGTTGATTGTAGCGGAAAGGTAATCGTCTGGAACAGGGCCATTGAGGAGATGTCTGGGGTGAGCAGGGAAGCCATCATCGGCAGGGGTGGTTACACCTACTCGGTGCCGTTTTACGGCTATTCAAAGCCGGGACTGTTGGATTTTTTTGGCGTCGATGAAAAAGAGATCGCCCGGCAGTATAAAAGTGTCCATAAAAAAAGCCAAACACTGTATGCCGAAGTTTTTGTGCCGCAAATATACCAGGGCCGGGGAGGTTATCTGTGGTTAACGGCCGCGCCCCTTTATGATAATGAAGGTCACCTGGCCGGTGGTATTGAATGTATCCGGGATATCACCGACAGCAAGAGACTGGAAGAGGAACTGTACCAGCACCGTCACCGGCTGGAGAATTTAGTCCAGGAGCGGACCCGTGAGTTAGCCTGCGCCAATGAACTGCTGCAGCGGGAAATTCATGAACGCAGCTGTGTGGAAGAAACGCTGCGGGGAAGTGAAAAAAAGCTTAAAGAGCAGGTTGATTACCTGAATACATTGATAGAAAGCATGAATGAGCTTTTTTACACTTACGATACCAACGCCAATATAGTGTTTATCAACTACAAATGCTGGGATGTTTTGGGTTATCAGCGGGAAGAATTGCTGGGCAGAAATTTGTTGGAGTTTGTGCCTGAAAAAAATAAAGCTGAAATTTATAGTGCAATTCAAGTTAGGCTGCAGCAGGGTGTGCCTGGCAGCTACGAAACAGAAATTATACATAAAAACGGGAGCAGCCGTTATGTGAGGCTGAATGTGTCGCCGGTTATCAAGGATGGACGGATCACCGGTGGTATGGTGCTGGCCGAGGATATCTCGGAGCAAAAGCGGGTGGAGAGGGAAATGGCCCACCTGGAGCGCTTGCGTATTGTGGGGGAAATGGCCGCCACCATCGGCCATGAGGTGCGCAATCCCATGACTTCGGTGCGGGGCTTTTTGCAGCTGTTGGGTGGCAAAGCGGACTGTCTGAAATACAAAGAAATTTTTGATTTGATGCTTGAGGAGCTCGACCGGGCCAATGGTATTATCACTGATTTTCTGTCCCTGGCCAGGAATAAGCCTGTTAAAAAAGTAATGCAAAACATTAACATACTGGTACAAAGTTTGTTCCCGCTATTGCAGGCAGATGCTTCAAAGGATCAAAAGAATGTTGTTTTAGTACTGGATGAGGTGCCCGACTTGCTGCTGGATGCTAAAGAGATGCACCAGCTTATTTTGAACCTGGTGCGCAACGGGTTGGAGGCCATACCCACCGGTGGCCGGGTGGTCATAAGTACAGCGGCAGCCTACAGCGAGGTCATTCTGGCGGTGCAGGATGACGGTTGCGGCATTGACCCCACCATGCTGGATAAGTTGGGAACACCGTTTTGTACCACTAAAGATAACGGCACCGGCCTGGGGCTGGCGGTGTGCTATAGCATAGCCGCCAGGCATAATGCCTGTATAACGGTGGACAGCAGCCCGTTAGGTACCACCTTTGCAGTGCGCTTTAAGCTGTCCTGA
- a CDS encoding YhcN/YlaJ family sporulation lipoprotein: MSTKRLTTLLLALCVTALFIFSGCSQVARKPGPTQPVPNQNQTDNNTERANKEARTEARNIAREADLVDGVKSSTVVVAGNTAYIGLDIKSDIEREQTRSVEEAVIKRVRGAEADIDTVFVSSDPDTVTRLKNIDKGIAEGMPVSSFANELGEIARRLSPRTM, translated from the coding sequence ATGAGCACCAAGAGGTTGACCACACTGCTTCTGGCACTATGCGTCACTGCACTGTTTATCTTCAGCGGCTGTTCTCAAGTAGCCAGAAAACCCGGCCCCACACAGCCAGTCCCCAATCAGAACCAGACCGATAATAATACCGAACGGGCCAATAAAGAAGCCAGAACAGAGGCTCGCAACATCGCCCGGGAAGCCGACCTGGTGGACGGGGTTAAAAGTTCCACCGTGGTGGTAGCCGGTAATACCGCTTATATCGGGCTGGATATAAAATCCGATATCGAAAGAGAGCAAACCCGGTCTGTGGAGGAAGCGGTTATTAAACGAGTCAGGGGCGCCGAAGCCGACATCGATACCGTTTTTGTAAGCTCAGACCCGGACACGGTTACCCGCCTTAAAAACATAGATAAGGGCATAGCCGAAGGCATGCCGGTGTCCAGTTTTGCCAATGAGCTGGGTGAAATAGCCCGGCGGTTATCACCAAGAACCATGTAG
- a CDS encoding FmdE family protein, whose amino-acid sequence MCMEKTPWEKAIEFHGHVCPGLATGYRVSEIALKHLAELRSPDEELLAIVENDACGVDAVMVMTGCTLGKGNLIYRDRGKQVYTFGSRNANRALRISVNGATLHKPNPEMAELRSKVFGGTATEEEKAKFQLAQGRRVEQILHMPEEEFCKVEQIDFQFPSKARIFPSVQCARCGEYVMEPRSRVRDGEFVCLDCFEDYTRGW is encoded by the coding sequence ATGTGTATGGAAAAGACCCCCTGGGAAAAAGCCATTGAATTTCACGGGCACGTTTGTCCCGGCCTTGCTACCGGATACCGGGTATCAGAAATAGCATTAAAGCACCTGGCAGAACTGCGGTCTCCCGATGAAGAACTGCTGGCTATTGTAGAAAATGACGCCTGTGGCGTGGACGCTGTTATGGTGATGACCGGGTGTACATTGGGCAAAGGTAACCTGATTTATCGCGACCGGGGCAAGCAAGTATATACCTTTGGCAGCCGCAACGCTAACCGGGCACTGCGCATATCGGTGAATGGGGCCACACTACATAAGCCTAATCCCGAAATGGCTGAACTGCGCAGCAAAGTATTCGGCGGCACTGCCACCGAAGAAGAAAAGGCCAAATTCCAGTTAGCCCAGGGACGCCGGGTGGAACAAATATTGCACATGCCCGAGGAGGAATTCTGCAAAGTGGAGCAAATAGATTTCCAATTCCCCTCCAAGGCACGTATCTTCCCGTCCGTGCAATGTGCCCGCTGTGGTGAATATGTGATGGAACCCCGGTCCAGGGTGCGTGACGGTGAATTTGTATGCCTGGATTGTTTTGAGGATTACACCCGGGGCTGGTAG
- a CDS encoding ABC transporter permease: protein MHINFVKEVKSDFMGRTGLVILFSLLALALLAPLMTHYRPEDYTGLIFQPPSARHWLGTNDVGQDVWTQLLYGARNSLLTGSGAAVLAVLFSLLVGGSAALLGSIYDRVLMRLVDAMLIIPPVIVVILVAAYLKPNLLLLIIIISTFLWPAGARIVRAQILALKESMHVTAARSFGGGWMYVLKRHLVPEMGPVLTAIIIQFARRAVFMEAGLSFLGISDPSLISWGKMMQNALQFTYLDVWKWWLLPPGFALSLTIMGFTFTGTALETVMNPRLRKEVHHAGD, encoded by the coding sequence ATGCATATTAACTTTGTTAAAGAAGTAAAAAGTGATTTTATGGGCCGCACCGGGCTGGTCATTCTCTTTAGCCTTCTGGCCCTGGCCCTGTTGGCGCCGCTTATGACCCATTACCGCCCGGAAGACTACACCGGGTTGATTTTTCAGCCGCCGTCCGCCCGGCACTGGCTGGGAACCAATGACGTGGGTCAGGATGTGTGGACACAGCTTCTTTACGGTGCGCGTAACTCTTTGCTGACCGGCAGCGGGGCGGCCGTTCTGGCGGTATTATTCAGCTTGCTGGTAGGCGGAAGCGCCGCTTTGCTGGGAAGTATATACGACCGGGTGTTGATGAGGCTGGTGGACGCTATGCTGATTATCCCGCCGGTTATTGTGGTCATCCTTGTCGCGGCTTATCTTAAGCCCAATCTATTATTACTGATCATTATTATTTCGACTTTTCTCTGGCCGGCAGGGGCAAGAATAGTCAGGGCGCAAATCCTTGCTTTAAAGGAAAGTATGCATGTGACAGCCGCGCGCAGTTTCGGCGGCGGCTGGATGTATGTGCTGAAACGGCATCTGGTGCCGGAAATGGGCCCCGTGCTTACCGCAATTATTATCCAGTTTGCCCGGCGGGCGGTTTTTATGGAAGCCGGACTTTCCTTCCTGGGGATTTCTGATCCATCTTTGATCAGCTGGGGGAAAATGATGCAGAACGCATTGCAATTCACCTATCTTGATGTCTGGAAGTGGTGGCTCTTGCCGCCCGGTTTCGCCCTTTCATTGACTATCATGGGATTTACCTTCACCGGAACTGCACTGGAAACCGTGATGAATCCACGTTTAAGAAAAGAGGTACACCATGCTGGAGATTAA
- a CDS encoding LolA family protein: MYKLKILLVTVLVVIYSSLGLAGCGGEQKESGGDGQAVNAEHEATRGTGKESAVNLLAKGQQIEGMSCDYVITAGDMTMEGKMWVQGEKVKHETKAEGQNIIMIFDGSAFYTYTPAENMAIKYTNEDMQGDSGEVESPLDYTEDVNEELITELETENYEGVKCRVLLIKAKDSQDEVKMWVREDYGLPVRVEATDTDGNIYVSEFKNIKVGALPANTFELPADVQVQDISEIMG; this comes from the coding sequence TTGTACAAGTTGAAGATCCTTTTGGTAACCGTGCTTGTGGTGATTTACAGTTCCCTTGGTCTTGCCGGTTGCGGCGGAGAGCAGAAGGAAAGCGGCGGCGATGGCCAGGCTGTTAACGCGGAACACGAAGCCACCCGGGGCACCGGGAAGGAATCAGCGGTGAATTTATTGGCCAAAGGCCAGCAAATTGAAGGTATGAGCTGCGATTATGTCATTACGGCTGGGGATATGACCATGGAAGGTAAAATGTGGGTGCAGGGCGAAAAAGTAAAACATGAAACCAAAGCCGAGGGCCAAAATATAATTATGATTTTCGATGGTAGTGCCTTTTATACCTACACCCCGGCTGAAAATATGGCTATCAAATATACTAATGAAGATATGCAGGGGGATAGCGGGGAGGTTGAATCGCCCCTTGACTATACCGAGGATGTCAATGAAGAATTAATCACCGAGTTGGAGACTGAAAACTATGAAGGGGTAAAATGCAGGGTGCTTTTAATTAAAGCAAAGGATTCACAGGATGAAGTCAAAATGTGGGTACGGGAAGACTATGGGCTGCCTGTCCGGGTGGAAGCAACGGATACCGACGGTAACATTTATGTAAGCGAGTTTAAAAACATAAAGGTAGGCGCGCTGCCGGCGAATACCTTTGAGCTTCCCGCAGATGTACAGGTGCAGGATATTAGTGAGATAATGGGCTAG
- a CDS encoding ABC transporter substrate-binding protein produces MRRCLIAISIALLLLAFAGCAREQAGEKPSAEIAGGSDLLYTVADATGDWGFPSPYGHYARGPGYIRMSFIFDTLVWKDDQDYIPALADSWKYNESENSYTFELNKNVTWHDGEKFTAKDVVFTVNYTKEHPYQWVDTGIVKSVEARGDYTLKMYLDKPYAPFLEYVGATLPILPEHIYKDVQSPEQFQQKEACIGTGPFMLEDYNKTQGTYLYKRYDNYYQGKPGVAEIKFVKMGNEAVAAALRQKQVNAASVPPDLNGALENEGFKLLPGAHDWVAKLLMNHQKEPLSNKEFRQALAYAIDRQALVDTCQRGFGVPASPGLLPQDSQWYNSKLDGAYPYDPVRAEEIFTKLGYVKQGSYFEKNGQPLELELLFGAGGSGNVGEREGELIKSQLEKVGIKVNLQGIEAKTLDSRVLEWKFDLVLSGHGGLSGDPAQLNSAIISQSFNSARYEQNKELLAALKNQISAMEAGKRQEYLNQAQELYAEEMPTLPLYYNTYYWAHDGQVNLYYTVRGVGLGVPIPLNKMSFVK; encoded by the coding sequence GTGCGAAGATGTTTAATTGCCATCTCCATAGCGTTGTTGCTTCTTGCTTTTGCCGGTTGTGCCCGGGAGCAAGCCGGGGAAAAACCATCCGCCGAAATAGCCGGCGGCAGCGATCTGCTCTATACCGTGGCGGATGCCACCGGCGACTGGGGTTTTCCCTCACCTTACGGGCACTATGCCAGGGGACCGGGGTATATTAGAATGAGCTTCATTTTTGATACCCTGGTATGGAAAGACGATCAGGATTACATACCGGCGCTGGCCGACAGTTGGAAATATAATGAAAGTGAGAACTCCTATACCTTTGAGCTTAATAAAAATGTTACCTGGCATGACGGTGAGAAATTTACCGCTAAAGACGTGGTTTTTACCGTTAACTATACCAAGGAACATCCCTACCAGTGGGTTGACACCGGTATTGTCAAAAGCGTTGAAGCCCGGGGCGACTATACGTTAAAGATGTATTTGGACAAACCGTATGCTCCGTTTCTTGAGTATGTGGGAGCAACCCTGCCCATACTGCCGGAGCATATCTACAAAGATGTGCAATCTCCGGAACAGTTTCAGCAGAAGGAAGCCTGCATTGGGACGGGTCCATTCATGTTGGAGGATTATAATAAAACCCAGGGAACTTATTTATATAAACGCTACGACAATTATTACCAGGGGAAACCCGGAGTTGCCGAAATTAAGTTCGTAAAAATGGGCAATGAGGCAGTGGCGGCTGCTTTGCGGCAAAAGCAGGTTAACGCTGCCAGTGTGCCGCCTGATTTGAACGGTGCGCTGGAAAATGAAGGCTTTAAATTACTGCCGGGAGCACACGATTGGGTGGCCAAACTGTTGATGAATCACCAAAAGGAACCTTTGTCCAATAAAGAATTCCGCCAGGCGCTGGCCTATGCCATAGACCGTCAGGCTTTGGTGGATACCTGTCAAAGAGGTTTTGGTGTGCCCGCCAGCCCGGGGTTGTTGCCGCAGGACAGCCAGTGGTATAACAGTAAGCTTGATGGTGCCTATCCCTATGATCCTGTCAGGGCGGAGGAAATATTTACTAAACTGGGTTACGTTAAGCAAGGGAGTTATTTTGAAAAGAACGGTCAGCCCCTGGAACTGGAGCTGTTATTTGGCGCCGGAGGTAGTGGAAACGTTGGTGAGCGTGAGGGAGAGTTAATCAAGTCGCAATTGGAAAAAGTGGGTATTAAGGTAAACCTGCAGGGCATTGAAGCTAAAACACTTGATAGTAGGGTTTTAGAATGGAAATTTGATCTTGTATTGAGCGGTCACGGTGGATTGAGCGGTGATCCGGCCCAGTTAAACAGCGCCATTATCAGTCAGAGCTTTAACAGTGCCAGGTACGAGCAAAATAAAGAACTGCTGGCTGCGCTGAAAAATCAAATTTCTGCTATGGAAGCCGGAAAACGCCAGGAGTATCTGAATCAGGCGCAGGAGTTATATGCAGAGGAGATGCCGACCCTGCCGCTTTATTATAATACCTACTACTGGGCCCATGACGGACAGGTTAATCTCTATTACACCGTGCGTGGTGTCGGGCTTGGCGTGCCAATTCCGCTGAACAAAATGTCTTTTGTAAAATAA
- a CDS encoding ABC transporter permease — protein MFKARPDTISEEAEKCKMKNRTSIINYLIALVMILCLNFILPRLMPGDPLLAIYGDEAFIAMTPELKAELISRFALDQSTGQQFWTYISSLVKGDLGYSYYYNAPVMAVILGSLPWTVLLVGLAISISTLIGVVLGMESGYRRGRPLDRALLGSVMFASGFPDFFVGILLLLFFGVVLGLVPLAGAVTPYAGYSGLTFLTDLFKHLALPLTALVMVRIADPFLLTRNAMVISLGEPFIFTARAKGCSDKVIRYRHAGKNSLLPVVTATGMQLPHMVTRALFIEIVFSYPGVGSLLYNALLTRDYPLLQGILLVLTVTVLLVNLLVDIVYTRLDPRIAYAY, from the coding sequence ATGTTTAAAGCCCGGCCCGACACGATATCTGAGGAAGCGGAGAAATGTAAAATGAAAAACCGGACATCGATAATTAACTATCTAATTGCGCTTGTCATGATATTGTGCCTGAATTTCATTTTACCCAGGCTTATGCCCGGAGACCCTCTGCTGGCAATATACGGGGATGAAGCTTTTATTGCCATGACGCCGGAACTCAAGGCGGAGCTGATTAGCCGGTTTGCCCTGGACCAGTCAACCGGCCAACAGTTTTGGACCTATATCAGTTCTCTTGTCAAGGGCGACCTTGGTTATTCTTATTATTATAACGCTCCGGTTATGGCTGTCATCCTTGGTTCACTGCCCTGGACTGTTTTACTGGTGGGCCTGGCTATTAGCATTTCCACTCTGATAGGAGTTGTTCTGGGTATGGAATCCGGATACAGGCGAGGCCGTCCGCTGGACCGTGCGCTTCTCGGCTCGGTGATGTTTGCCAGCGGCTTTCCCGACTTTTTCGTTGGTATTTTACTGTTGCTTTTTTTCGGTGTGGTGCTGGGGTTGGTGCCTCTGGCCGGGGCTGTTACACCATATGCCGGGTACAGCGGGCTTACATTTTTGACCGACTTGTTCAAACACCTGGCACTGCCTTTAACTGCGCTGGTTATGGTCAGGATTGCAGATCCCTTCCTTTTAACCAGAAATGCAATGGTTATCTCCCTTGGCGAACCATTTATATTTACTGCCAGGGCCAAGGGGTGTTCCGACAAGGTTATCAGATACAGGCATGCGGGTAAGAACTCCTTGCTGCCGGTGGTTACCGCCACAGGCATGCAGCTGCCTCACATGGTGACGCGTGCGTTGTTCATAGAAATTGTTTTTTCTTATCCCGGGGTGGGATCATTGCTGTACAATGCTCTTTTGACCCGGGACTATCCCCTATTGCAGGGAATATTGCTGGTGTTGACCGTTACTGTTTTATTAGTTAATTTACTGGTGGACATTGTATATACCCGTCTTGACCCGAGGATTGCTTATGCATATTAA
- the tsaA gene encoding tRNA (N6-threonylcarbamoyladenosine(37)-N6)-methyltransferase TrmO, with the protein MQLKPIGVIQSPYKKSGEAPKQGRYAQDNCTIELFPQYVPGLKDITEASHLIVLYWCSQANREKLQTKTPYSDVVRGVFACRSPSRPNPIAFCVAELLSVDGNRLTVRGLDALDGSPLLDIKPYSPGIDALPEAKIKWLEDS; encoded by the coding sequence ATGCAGTTAAAGCCCATTGGCGTCATTCAATCTCCATATAAAAAGTCAGGCGAAGCGCCCAAACAGGGACGTTATGCACAGGATAACTGCACCATTGAGCTGTTTCCTCAGTATGTTCCGGGGTTAAAGGATATTACCGAGGCATCCCACCTCATTGTATTGTACTGGTGCAGCCAGGCCAACCGGGAAAAGCTGCAGACCAAGACACCCTATAGCGATGTGGTAAGGGGAGTGTTTGCCTGCCGCTCGCCATCGCGTCCCAATCCAATTGCTTTCTGTGTCGCGGAGTTGCTTTCTGTTGATGGCAACAGGCTTACTGTACGGGGGCTGGACGCTCTGGACGGCAGCCCGCTGCTGGATATCAAACCGTATTCGCCGGGCATTGATGCATTGCCCGAGGCTAAAATCAAGTGGCTGGAGGATTCTTAG
- a CDS encoding ABC transporter ATP-binding protein: MLEIKGLNVSYNGTQVLNNINLKLEKGQFLSLIGESGAGKTTLGLSIMGLVEGSCSGTVLFNDRDLLSMKEEERRGLRGLKLAMVFQNVENTMHPLYTIQDQIMEAMLVHGAGDKHKALARVAEILALVKMDGDRAARYPHQLSGGERQRALIAMALVNDPEVLILDEPTASLDAFTKNEIVQLLKEIARDKIILLITHDIAVAAELSNQMAVLYAGRIIETGGTDQLLTNPRHPYTRGLLRSYPGMDTTKDLQGIPGRMAHNVTGCPFHPRCTQRIDICALKVPELTDNGQGMIACHRGGIIPVLEVKKLSKNFGSFKAVDDVQLTLYEGETLALVGESGSGKTTLAKTVLGLLKADAGEIFYDLEKVNARDAKFHRQVQMIFQNPRESISHRMNVFQAVKEPLDIHRLGSEEEKLALVREALEDVELPSDDNFLAKYPHHLSGGENQRVSIARALVMNPRVLVADEPTSALDASVQAKIIKLLLHLQEKKGLAILLITHDLALARKASDRMAVMLAGRIVEEGPTGRVLAVPRHTFTQSLLQNSRGGQLCLS, translated from the coding sequence ATGCTGGAGATTAAAGGACTAAACGTATCTTATAATGGAACGCAGGTTTTAAACAATATAAATCTAAAGTTGGAAAAAGGGCAGTTTCTTTCCCTTATTGGAGAATCGGGTGCTGGTAAAACCACCTTGGGATTAAGTATAATGGGTCTTGTGGAGGGCAGCTGCTCCGGAACTGTGCTTTTCAATGACCGGGACTTGCTTTCCATGAAGGAAGAAGAACGCAGGGGGCTGCGAGGCTTAAAACTGGCCATGGTGTTTCAAAACGTGGAAAATACGATGCATCCTTTATATACCATCCAGGATCAGATAATGGAGGCAATGTTGGTGCATGGGGCCGGCGATAAGCACAAAGCTCTGGCCAGGGTTGCGGAAATACTGGCACTTGTAAAAATGGACGGCGACAGGGCGGCCAGGTATCCCCATCAGCTAAGCGGCGGGGAAAGGCAGCGGGCATTAATAGCCATGGCGCTGGTGAACGACCCGGAGGTGCTGATTCTGGACGAACCCACCGCATCATTGGATGCTTTCACCAAAAATGAAATCGTTCAGTTATTAAAGGAAATTGCCAGGGATAAAATCATTTTGCTGATAACCCATGACATAGCGGTAGCCGCCGAATTGTCAAATCAGATGGCCGTTTTATACGCAGGCAGAATAATTGAAACGGGTGGCACCGATCAATTGCTTACTAACCCGCGCCATCCCTATACCAGGGGATTATTGCGCTCTTATCCCGGCATGGACACCACCAAGGACTTACAGGGTATTCCGGGCAGAATGGCGCATAACGTTACAGGGTGCCCGTTTCACCCGCGCTGCACGCAACGGATAGATATTTGCGCTCTTAAAGTGCCGGAGCTGACTGATAACGGCCAGGGAATGATTGCTTGCCACCGGGGTGGTATTATCCCCGTGCTGGAGGTAAAAAAACTAAGCAAAAATTTCGGTTCCTTTAAAGCCGTTGATGATGTACAATTAACACTTTATGAAGGGGAAACACTGGCCCTGGTTGGAGAAAGCGGCTCCGGGAAAACCACTCTGGCCAAGACGGTGCTGGGTTTGCTCAAAGCTGATGCGGGAGAAATTTTTTATGACCTGGAAAAAGTTAACGCCAGGGACGCCAAATTTCACCGTCAGGTGCAAATGATTTTTCAAAATCCGAGAGAATCAATAAGCCACCGGATGAATGTTTTCCAGGCTGTGAAGGAGCCGCTGGATATCCATCGTCTGGGCAGTGAAGAAGAAAAGCTGGCCCTGGTCCGAGAGGCGCTGGAGGATGTGGAGCTCCCGTCCGATGACAATTTCCTTGCTAAATATCCCCACCACTTAAGCGGCGGGGAGAATCAAAGGGTATCCATTGCCCGGGCGCTGGTAATGAACCCCAGGGTTCTGGTTGCCGACGAACCGACTTCAGCCCTGGATGCCAGCGTGCAGGCCAAAATCATAAAACTGCTGCTTCACCTGCAGGAAAAGAAGGGGCTGGCCATTTTGCTCATTACCCATGACCTGGCCCTGGCCAGAAAAGCCAGCGACCGCATGGCGGTAATGCTTGCGGGGCGCATTGTGGAAGAAGGACCCACCGGCAGGGTGCTTGCCGTCCCCAGGCACACTTTCACTCAAAGCCTGCTGCAAAACAGCCGGGGTGGGCAGCTGTGCCTGAGCTGA
- a CDS encoding FmdE family protein: protein MRAAQFHNHICPGVNSGYLIIKYLDKHLPLLAGQSYKIIACPSWCKDDAFQVILDATVGKGAYMSKH, encoded by the coding sequence TTGCGGGCCGCTCAGTTTCACAATCATATCTGCCCAGGTGTAAACAGCGGTTATTTAATTATCAAGTATCTGGACAAACATTTACCGTTACTGGCCGGACAATCCTATAAAATTATCGCCTGCCCGTCCTGGTGCAAAGATGATGCTTTTCAAGTCATACTTGATGCGACTGTAGGTAAAGGGGCATATATGTCAAAGCATTGA